The sequence TGGAACTTACCGTCTTTATTCTTGTCCACCAGTTCAAATATTCGGTCACAGACATCTTCAGTATTCTCTTTGACACATGGGTTGTTGTGCTTCTTTAACTTGTAGATGATCTacaaagatgagaaaaaaatgacaacaagCAATGCTGATGTCAGTTCAAATGCTTGAGGAAACATATCTCTTAtccagaggtggaaagtgaCTGTCTCTTTTACCAGAGTGATCTTCTAGAAAGAACTCTTACTTTAACTGGAGTAAAATTATACTGAGGTAGCAGAATGTTTACTTGAATAATAGATttttgtactctttccacctctgctgatATGGGTATAAAACTGAAACCCCATTAATCAAAGTTCAGTCAGAACAGTCTCATCATGATATAAACaatttattgcaacaaatgtTACTACAGTTGGATTAGGCAGTGTGGCTCCGTTCCCAGGATGCTCAAAGAACAAATCTGTGCAGGCATGACACAGATTTGGCTCGGATCACGCAATACTCTCCCCCTGTGTATGGGACGGAGCCTGAGAGATGCACATCGCTTAATTATAATGACAATATAATAGACATAGTGAGCCTGGGAGgctgggaggtggagggaggtaAAGCTCTGTGGCAGCAGGCAGCAGTgtgatgcagcagcagaagtGAATGCAGGATGAGTGAGAGCCAGATCTGTTTATATGGACCGCCTGGTTATCAGAGTTGGGTCGTGGTCGTTTGTGATTGGTGGACATCTACAGCACCAGACATATGACTACCATGTCCTGCCTCAACTACCGCGAAGCCCCATAAATATTGATCTGTAAAATGTTAATGCTTAAAGAACCATAAATGTTATaagtatttaaagctgcactaggcaagagttTTATCAGCTTTACTCAAGTGGGGCTTAAATAGAGAAGAGCATACTATACCATCACTGCCTAACTGAGACCCCTGTTTCACCCTGTTGGCCCAAATGAAACCTGGTGTCGGATGTGGACACTTCTCCgctcacaggaagtgacgaattgaaacttaagagtgaaatacaaactgtctgcTAAACAGCAGTAAGCTtggtccagagaaagctggactcaccaacattagatcttttcctctctcgtctctttggtttcctttggtataaagcagtttcctgacgtcaccttacaggatttctggatgTTAAAATTCAAACTTTTCacacagttacctcttgctgccatttggagctgccaacatgTGAAGTTGTCTAGTGTAGCTTTCAAAATAATTATAAGGGGTGTTCCTTGTTGCCACATTGAGACATGAGATATGTGTAGCATTGACAACAACTTATCTTAATTCCCTTTCCTTTAGTAACAACTTAAGAAGGCCAAAATCCCTTTAAAATCTTTAAAATCCATCCAACTCAGAGATGACCAGGTTACATTAAATCCATCCAAATGCCAGTTAATAAAAGATGAGAAGGTTTGTGCTGTGCATGTGGCTCAGAGGATATTTGTGGGTAGATTTTAAGATTTAATTGAATTTTAACAATCTTCCAGCACAAGTGGAACTCAGGTGGCAAGTATGAGTGGCATGTCTGAGAATCAGCCACTTAGCGAGCAGGTAAACAACAGCAGCCTGGGATTGGCCAATTCTCTCAGACTTGTTGGTGAATAAGACACATAGAGGatgaatacaatacatttaaCAATCCTGGGGAGTGAGAGGATAATTAATTCAACATATCAAGTGACctactggaggaggaagatcAAGTGGctctatattttaaaaaagtacTGTAGAAGGATCTAAATAATTACACTGCACACAATCCATCAATGGTCTGTATGGACACTCAATCAAGATTTACTTGCAAAAGTTTTGGGTTAAACTTTTGTAAATACCCTTTTCAATGGTAAATGGATTAACTGAATACTTACTTCGACTATATGTTTCACTTCTCGTCTGTCCAGGCAGCCATTTCCATCACGGTCGTAAACTTTAAAAGACCATTTCAGTTTGTCCTCTAGTTTTCCACGAAGAACAAggtgcactgcagccacataCTCCATGAAGTCTATCTTTCCATCCTGAGAGGAAAACAGGGGGGTAGAGAGATGGATTTAAACATTTGACACGCAATATGATATACTGAGGCTGGTCTTGACCATGCAATTGCTATTTTATCAAACTCTGCCTGCCCTAAAATCATcttattttttgcatttgtatcTTTTGCCTCAAATATCAACCCTTCATCACTCCTCCCAACACAGCTGATAATACATGCAGGCCCACGCCTCATCTGTCCAGAAGATGTTGAGACAATATCAAAAGGTGTCCTTCACTgttttctcacttttcattTAGTGATATGTATAACACTTGATCTTCTCTCTGCTGTATCTTCTTCTTTGAAGTAGGTACTTCATAGAAAAAGATAGGCCTACAGCAGAAAAGAAGATAAGAACATGTGGACACTGAAGATTAAATTAAAGCTGAATTCACCTGAACAAAATTGCTATTAATTAGATATCAATAGATCAATCAGTAACTGTCAGTAGACTAACTTCCTCTAAGTATTAAGGCTGTTGCTACAATACCTTATTTGTATCAAAGGACCGAAACACGTTTTCCATGTAtgcagactcttcttctgtggacGTGCTCACTCCAAAGATTTTCCTGAATTCATGTAAGTGTAGATTGCCACTTGGACATTCACTTGCAAACTTGCGGTAGAGTTCCTGAATGTTTTGAAGAGCCACTTCCTTCTCCATGCCATCGCCACCCTGTGCCTGACCCATAGTTCCCCACGATCGCAGAAAAAACCTATCCGAAGATGATGAAAAAACTACGAAATCTACATCTGGTACAGTAAGTAGCCTATACGTTCTCAAGCATATTCATCACAACCGCTCGACTGCACGTATCCATGGCTAGTGTACTTAAACCCTGTTGTTAACCCCACATTGTCTATTTCAAGCTAGCTGCTCAACAAATCCAATTGCCCTTTCAGTGATCTTCTCCAAATCCCTGTCAACAATGGCTTTTCTTTccaatataatataatcattTCAGAAATCCTTTGACAAATCAAATACAGGAtgctctggaaaaaaaaatcttgattcACTCACAGCTGAGTGCCAAAGAGTTTGCATGTAGACTCttgctcattttgttgtttgacaGCAGTTGGGTGGGATTGCAGCGGACAGCAGGCCAGCACCTCAGGGAgctctgggttaggg is a genomic window of Centroberyx gerrardi isolate f3 chromosome 1, fCenGer3.hap1.cur.20231027, whole genome shotgun sequence containing:
- the LOC139923267 gene encoding guanylyl cyclase-activating protein 2-like, yielding MGQAQGGDGMEKEVALQNIQELYRKFASECPSGNLHLHEFRKIFGVSTSTEEESAYMENVFRSFDTNKDGKIDFMEYVAAVHLVLRGKLEDKLKWSFKVYDRDGNGCLDRREVKHIVEIIYKLKKHNNPCVKENTEDVCDRIFELVDKNKDGQISLEEFIEGSEKDPWVMEQLKLDIGPCGWFLQQQEKKS